One segment of Anguilla anguilla isolate fAngAng1 chromosome 1, fAngAng1.pri, whole genome shotgun sequence DNA contains the following:
- the ano10a gene encoding anoctamin-10 isoform X1: MKKSVSVSDSDGHAFTPLVAIELAEDVKEEAVTWLLDRIKDKQQQGGTDLLVDQVPLETQSDQKGNPNVFVVGATWLRLLQGAEEVGLVKEFSDGSMRGFTYANKENFKSFQGDGDGFLSTAECQYIIKHELDTLRAREETHVPGYAQMKLYPGKSIIRRMQSKGILLQIFPLHVKEDLKRLSLSWYQKVKLSYQPLDDIRQYFGESMALYFGFLEYFTIALVPMAFFGIPYYLFDWESYDKYVLFAIFNLVWSTVILEVWKRRSASLAYGWGTLSRKKAFEEPRPGFHGALGLNPVTGREEPVFPYAKRHLRMYLVSVPFVLFCLYLSLHVMMVYFEMEVWALWLHREEPTIWTSLLLYVPSIIYAVVIEVMNRLYRYAAEFLTEWENHRLESSYQNHLVLKVLVFNFLNCFASLFYIAFVMQDIVLLRQSLATLLITSQILNQIMEAFLPYWLQKRRNKKVHKRNQRIMGEKELPLGEQVRLEADMYTYLGTFDDYLELFLLFGYVSLFSCVYPLAAVLVVLNNVTEVYSDALKMCKVFKRPFSEPAADIGVWQLAFETMSVISVVTNCALIGMSPHMKAYFPESETQLILVVVAVEHVLLAFKFFLAFVIPDIPKQIQIKLARLEFQSLEALKKRLDYLICEKSVRQKMLEAAAGTPNKS; the protein is encoded by the exons atgaaaaaaagtgtgtCAGTTTCTGACAGTGATGGGCACGCGTTCACCCCGCTGGTGGCCATCGAGCTGGCCGAAGACGTTAAAGAGGAGGCAGTCACATGGCTGCTGGACAGAATAAAGGATAAACAGCAGCAAGGAG GGACCGACTTATTGGTGGACCAGGTGCCCCTGGAGACCCAGAGCGATCAGAAGGGGAACCCCAACGTATTTGTTGTGGGTGCTACATGGCTGAGGCTGCTGCAGGGGGCTGAGGAGGTCGGCCTTGTGAAGGAGTTCAGTGATGGATCCATGCGAGGGTTCACATATGCCAACAAGGAGAACTTCAAATCCTTCCAAG GTGACGGTGATGGGTTCCTCAGTACAGCGGAGTGCCAGTACATCATTAAGCATGAGCTGGACACGCTGCGGGCCAGAGAAGAGACCCATGTTCCCGGATACGCTCAGATGAAGCTGTACCCAGGGAAGTCCATCA TACGCAGGATGCAGTCCAAGGGCATACTGCTGCAGATTTTCCCTCTTCATGTGAAAGAGGACTTGAAGAGACTCTCACTCTCCTGGTATCAAAAGGTCAAGCTCTCCTATCAGCCCCTTG ACGACATCCGACAATATTTTGGCGAGAGTATGGCCCTGTACTTTGGCTTCCTGGAGTACTTCACCATCGCCCTGGTGCCCATGGCGTTCTTCGGGATCCCCTACTACCTCTTCGACTGGGAGAGCTACGACAAGTACGTGCTGTTCGCCATCTTCAACCTGGTGTGGTCGACGGTGATCCTGGAGGTGTGGAAGCGGCGCAGCGCCTCGCTGGCGTACGGCTGGGGCACGCTCAGCAGGAAGAAGGCCTTCGAGGAGCCGCGGCCCGGCTTCCACGGAGCGCTGGGCCTCAACCCCGTCACCGGCCGCGAGGAGCCCGTCTTCCCCTACGCCAAGCGCCACCTGCGCATGTACCTGGTGTCGGTGCCCTTCGTGCTGTTTTGCCTGTATCTGTCGCTGCACGTGATGATGGTCTACTTCGAGATGGAGGTGTGGGCCCTGTGGCTGCACAGGGAGGAGCCCACCATCTGGACCAGCCTGCTGCTCTACGTCCCCAGCATCATCTACGCCGTGGTCATCGAGGTCATGAACCGCCTCTACCGCTACGCCGCCGAGTTCCTCACCGAGTGGG AAAACCACAGATTAGAATCATCATATCAAAATCACCTGGTTCTCAAAGTTCTGGTG TTTAACTTCCTGAATTGCTTCGCCTCTCTGTTCTACATCGCCTTTGTGATGCAAGACATTGTTCTTCTGAGGCAG AGTCTGGCTACGCTGCTGATCACATCCCAAATACTGAATCAGATTATGGAGGCCTTTCTGCCCTACTGGCTCCAGAAGAGACGCAACAAAAAGGTCCACAAAAGGAATCAGAGAATTATGGGAGAGAAGGAGCTGCCACTTGGCGAGCAGGTCAGGCTGGAGGCCGACATGTACACATATCTG GGCACCTTTGATGACTACCTGGAGCTTTTCCTCTTATTCGGCTATGTCAGCCTGTTCTCCTGTGTCTACCCCCTGGCCGCTGTGCTGGTGGTCCTGAACAACGTGACGGAGGTCTACTCGGACGCCCTGAAGATGTGCAAGGTTTTCAAACGGCCTTTCTCGGAGCCCGCCGCTGACATTGGCGTGTGGCAG CTTGCCTTCGAGACAATGAGCGTTATCTCCGTTGTTACCAACTGTGCCTTGATCGGGATGTCTCCCCACATGAAGGCCTACTTTCCTGAGTCAGAGACACAGCTCATTCTGGTGGTGGTGGCAGTAGAG CACGTGCTCCTGGCTTTCAAGTTCTTCCTGGCTTTCGTGATCCCAGATATTCCCAAACAGATCCAGATCAAGTTAGCCCGGCTGGAGTTCCAGTCTCTGGAGGCGCTCAAGAAAAGA CTGGATTATCTTATATGTGAGAAATCTGTTAGGCAG AAAATGTTGGAGGCTGCAGCAGGGACCCCCAATAAGAGCTAA
- the ano10a gene encoding anoctamin-10 isoform X2, giving the protein MKKSVSVSDSDGHAFTPLVAIELAEDVKEEAVTWLLDRIKDKQQQGGTDLLVDQVPLETQSDQKGNPNVFVVGATWLRLLQGAEEVGLVKEFSDGSMRGFTYANKENFKSFQGDGDGFLSTAECQYIIKHELDTLRAREETHVPGYAQMKLYPGKSIIRRMQSKGILLQIFPLHVKEDLKRLSLSWYQKVKLSYQPLDDIRQYFGESMALYFGFLEYFTIALVPMAFFGIPYYLFDWESYDKYVLFAIFNLVWSTVILEVWKRRSASLAYGWGTLSRKKAFEEPRPGFHGALGLNPVTGREEPVFPYAKRHLRMYLVSVPFVLFCLYLSLHVMMVYFEMEVWALWLHREEPTIWTSLLLYVPSIIYAVVIEVMNRLYRYAAEFLTEWENHRLESSYQNHLVLKVLVFNFLNCFASLFYIAFVMQDIVLLRQSLATLLITSQILNQIMEAFLPYWLQKRRNKKVHKRNQRIMGEKELPLGEQVRLEADMYTYLGTFDDYLELFLLFGYVSLFSCVYPLAAVLVVLNNVTEVYSDALKMCKVFKRPFSEPAADIGVWQLAFETMSVISVVTNCALIGMSPHMKAYFPESETQLILVVVAVEHVLLAFKFFLAFVIPDIPKQIQIKLARLEFQSLEALKKRKMLEAAAGTPNKS; this is encoded by the exons atgaaaaaaagtgtgtCAGTTTCTGACAGTGATGGGCACGCGTTCACCCCGCTGGTGGCCATCGAGCTGGCCGAAGACGTTAAAGAGGAGGCAGTCACATGGCTGCTGGACAGAATAAAGGATAAACAGCAGCAAGGAG GGACCGACTTATTGGTGGACCAGGTGCCCCTGGAGACCCAGAGCGATCAGAAGGGGAACCCCAACGTATTTGTTGTGGGTGCTACATGGCTGAGGCTGCTGCAGGGGGCTGAGGAGGTCGGCCTTGTGAAGGAGTTCAGTGATGGATCCATGCGAGGGTTCACATATGCCAACAAGGAGAACTTCAAATCCTTCCAAG GTGACGGTGATGGGTTCCTCAGTACAGCGGAGTGCCAGTACATCATTAAGCATGAGCTGGACACGCTGCGGGCCAGAGAAGAGACCCATGTTCCCGGATACGCTCAGATGAAGCTGTACCCAGGGAAGTCCATCA TACGCAGGATGCAGTCCAAGGGCATACTGCTGCAGATTTTCCCTCTTCATGTGAAAGAGGACTTGAAGAGACTCTCACTCTCCTGGTATCAAAAGGTCAAGCTCTCCTATCAGCCCCTTG ACGACATCCGACAATATTTTGGCGAGAGTATGGCCCTGTACTTTGGCTTCCTGGAGTACTTCACCATCGCCCTGGTGCCCATGGCGTTCTTCGGGATCCCCTACTACCTCTTCGACTGGGAGAGCTACGACAAGTACGTGCTGTTCGCCATCTTCAACCTGGTGTGGTCGACGGTGATCCTGGAGGTGTGGAAGCGGCGCAGCGCCTCGCTGGCGTACGGCTGGGGCACGCTCAGCAGGAAGAAGGCCTTCGAGGAGCCGCGGCCCGGCTTCCACGGAGCGCTGGGCCTCAACCCCGTCACCGGCCGCGAGGAGCCCGTCTTCCCCTACGCCAAGCGCCACCTGCGCATGTACCTGGTGTCGGTGCCCTTCGTGCTGTTTTGCCTGTATCTGTCGCTGCACGTGATGATGGTCTACTTCGAGATGGAGGTGTGGGCCCTGTGGCTGCACAGGGAGGAGCCCACCATCTGGACCAGCCTGCTGCTCTACGTCCCCAGCATCATCTACGCCGTGGTCATCGAGGTCATGAACCGCCTCTACCGCTACGCCGCCGAGTTCCTCACCGAGTGGG AAAACCACAGATTAGAATCATCATATCAAAATCACCTGGTTCTCAAAGTTCTGGTG TTTAACTTCCTGAATTGCTTCGCCTCTCTGTTCTACATCGCCTTTGTGATGCAAGACATTGTTCTTCTGAGGCAG AGTCTGGCTACGCTGCTGATCACATCCCAAATACTGAATCAGATTATGGAGGCCTTTCTGCCCTACTGGCTCCAGAAGAGACGCAACAAAAAGGTCCACAAAAGGAATCAGAGAATTATGGGAGAGAAGGAGCTGCCACTTGGCGAGCAGGTCAGGCTGGAGGCCGACATGTACACATATCTG GGCACCTTTGATGACTACCTGGAGCTTTTCCTCTTATTCGGCTATGTCAGCCTGTTCTCCTGTGTCTACCCCCTGGCCGCTGTGCTGGTGGTCCTGAACAACGTGACGGAGGTCTACTCGGACGCCCTGAAGATGTGCAAGGTTTTCAAACGGCCTTTCTCGGAGCCCGCCGCTGACATTGGCGTGTGGCAG CTTGCCTTCGAGACAATGAGCGTTATCTCCGTTGTTACCAACTGTGCCTTGATCGGGATGTCTCCCCACATGAAGGCCTACTTTCCTGAGTCAGAGACACAGCTCATTCTGGTGGTGGTGGCAGTAGAG CACGTGCTCCTGGCTTTCAAGTTCTTCCTGGCTTTCGTGATCCCAGATATTCCCAAACAGATCCAGATCAAGTTAGCCCGGCTGGAGTTCCAGTCTCTGGAGGCGCTCAAGAAAAGA AAAATGTTGGAGGCTGCAGCAGGGACCCCCAATAAGAGCTAA